A section of the Alligator mississippiensis isolate rAllMis1 chromosome 8, rAllMis1, whole genome shotgun sequence genome encodes:
- the UTP18 gene encoding U3 small nucleolar RNA-associated protein 18 homolog, whose amino-acid sequence MEEQVVAGAGILPGAKRRRRHRQRLAGGAEAGEGARLPGALGESAAVERCLEALVFGGVQEAGEAELLQRLRGPSQQLDGVISGNLLKGDSSDSEDEAQDNFPLSKKPAWVDDDDEIKEKIDMTHRYRKDMMKSDAEKSLTKEKLQIRLQEQFQRAMGGVPSWAQRGKKKTKKDDSGDEDDDDLLCKTGNFVSISESLPKGILQMKNCLNANNERPSDAKLTTVQFHPSAQVIMTAGLDQSVSLFQVDGKTNPKIQSIHLENFPVHKACFSTDGERVIATSTRNKMFYVYDMMGGNIIPVNQIRGMQEKFVKDFEVSPDGSFLLFTGTSGYIHLLSMKTMELIGSMKINGRAVASNFTPDGSKIYTNSGEGEVFIWDVKSRRCINKFTDEGCLHGRCLALSKNGQYVACGSSSGVVNVYTSDTCLQETNPKPVRAIMNLVTAATSLAFNSTTEILAVASNKADEAVKLVHIPSFTVFSNFPVFRRKVIYLTQSMDFSPRSGFFCIGNNKGKALLYRLKHYSDF is encoded by the exons ATGGAGGAGCAGGTGGTAGCTGGCGCCGGTATCCTGCCCGGCGCGAAGCGGCGCCGGCGGCACAGGCAGCGGCTCGCGGGCGGTGCGGAGGCCGGCGAGGGGGCGCGGCTGCCGGGCGCGCTGGGCGAGAGCGCGGCGGTGGAGCGCTGCCTGGAGGCGCTGGTGTTCGGCGGCGTCCAGGAGGCGGGCGAGGCGGAGCTGCTGCAGCGCCTGCGGGGCCCGAGCCAGCAG cttGATGGGGTAATCAGTGGAAATCTTCTGAAAGGGGACTCCAGTGATTCAGAAGATGAAGCACAAGACAATTTTCCTCTATCTAAGAAACCAGCCTGGGTGGACGATGACGATGAAATTAAAGAAAA GATTGATATGACCCATCGGTATCGGAAAGACATGATGAAGAGTGATGCCGAGAAGAGTCTTACCAAAGAAAAACTTCAAATAAGACTTCAGGAACA GTTTCAGAGAGCTATGGGAGGAGTGCCTTCATGGGCccagagaggaaagaagaaaaccaaGAAAG ATGACAGTGgggatgaagatgatgatgatctTCTATGCAAGACTGGCAACTTTGTCTCTATTTCAGAGTCTTTACCAAAAGGTATTTTGCAG ATGAAAAACTGTTTGAATGCCAATAATGAACGTCCTTCTGATGCCAAACTGACCACAGTGCAGTTTCATCCTTCAGCACAAGTTATCATGACTGCTGGACTAGATCAGTCTGTATCACTGTTCCAG gtgGATGGTAAAACTAATCCAAAGATACAGAGCATCCATTTGGAAAACTTTCCTGTGCATAAGGCTTGTTTCAGTACTGATGGAGAGCGGGTCATAGCCACAAGTACACGcaataaaatgttttatgtatATGACATGATGGGTGGGAATATTATTCCAGTAAACCAAATAAGAG gtatGCAGGAAAAATTTGTCAAAGACTTTGAGGTATCTCCAGATGGGTCATTCCTTCTTTTTACTGGGACCTCAGGTTATATTCACTTGCTGTCAATGAAG ACAATGGAACTGATTGGCAGTATGAAGATAAATGGAAGAGCTGTTGCATCAAACTTCACTCCTGATGGCAGCAAAATTTATACAAATTCTG GTGAAGGTGAAGTTTTCATTTGGGATGTAAAAAGCAGGCGATGTATAAATAAGTTCACTGATGAAGGCTGTTTGCATGGAAGATGTCTTGCTCTATCAAAAAATGGCCAATATGTGGCATGTGG CTCCAGTTCTGGTGTTGTGAATGTGTATACCAGTGACACTTGCCTCCAAGAAACCAATCCTAAACCAGTCAGAGCTATAATGAACTTAGTTACAGCTGCTACCTCTCTGGCATTCAACTCCACCACAGAAATTTTGGCAGTGGCCTCCAATAAAGCAGATGAGGCTGTCAAACTG GTACACATTCCTTCATTTACTGTATTCTCAAACTTCCCAGTGTTCAGAAGAAAAGTTATTTACCTTACTCAGTCTATGGATTTCTCTCCCAGAAGTGGCTTTTTCTGTATTGGAAATAACAAAGGCAAAGCTTTGTTGTATAG gctgaaacaTTACTCAGATTTCTGA